Proteins co-encoded in one Nicotiana sylvestris chromosome 7, ASM39365v2, whole genome shotgun sequence genomic window:
- the LOC138873065 gene encoding uncharacterized protein, with amino-acid sequence MTIKLVVGECTLNVVSAYAPQAGLDEEIKRRFWEGLDDIVRNIPHSERLFIGGDFNGHIGSSANGYTEVHGGFGFREQNGGGTSLLDFSKTFDLVNANSSFLKREEHLVTYQSSVAKTQIDYLLLRRCDRRLCEDCKVIPGKTLATQHRLLVMDIGIMIRRMKRSVRGRPRIRWSTFTKDKAHELEGRLSVMGAWRSSGDANTMWSATADCIRKTAREVLGISSGCTGGHIGDWWWNAVVQGKVEAKKAAYLQLVGSTSEEEKRANSERNHVVCSSGSVGGVCRWRLFKNGRNILGGVSGRLVGMVRLDMAAGTGAGLLLPGWPLLAGLPAMKQYKRILCINLNMMQIPVGP; translated from the exons atgactattaaattggtggtgggtgagtgtactttaaacgtcgttagcgcgtacgcgccGCAAGCAGGCTTAgatgaggagattaaaaggcgcttttgggaggggttggatgacatCGTTCGTAATATTCCGcattctgagaggttattcataggaggagatttcaatggtcatattgggtcgtctgcaaatggttatactgaggtgcatggcggctttggtttcaGAGAGCAGAATGGAGGGGGCACTTCGCTGTTGGACTTTTCCAAGACATTCGATCTAGTGAATGCGAACTCAAGTTTTCTGAAGcgggaggagcatttggttacttatcAAAGTTCGGTGGcaaagactcagattgactatctcctcctcaggagatgcgacagaaggttgtgcgaggattgcaaggttatcccaggtaagacccttgcaacgcaacataggcttttggtgatggacattggtaTTATGATAAGGAGGATGAAGAGGTCAGTACGAGGCCGCCCGAGGATTAGGTGGAGCACCTTCACTAAGGATAAAGCTCatgagttggaaggaaggttatcggtaatgggagcttggagaagtagtggggacgcaaacactatgtggtcggcgacggcggactgtataaggaagacggcgagagaggtgttagggatatcttcgGGATGCACCGGTGGCCACataggagattggtggtggaatgcagttgtccaaggtaaagtggaagcaaaaaaGGCGGCTTACCTAcagttagtagggagcactagcgaggaggagaagagagcgaacagTGAGAG gaatcatgttgtatgtagttcaggatccgtcggcggagtatgtcgatggagacttttcaagaacgggcgCAATATCTTGGGTGGGGTGAGTGGACGACTTGTGGGAATGGTTAGGTTggatatggctgcgggaactggagcgggattgctcctgccgggatggccgttgcttgccggtttacctgcaatgaaacaatacaagcgtatactatgcataaatttaaacatgatgcaaattcccgtcggaccatga
- the LOC104237124 gene encoding protein PATRONUS 2-like: MAKHLIQRPLIFQDENSDVYLKKGVISGKSKSGKPEAIKKGIIGLKSRNALNDITNKSTALPEEATKKKSSQKELKVPNELNIAEETFQHDHKKCIEAQRSAMTVKHFLDLVLPGCDSASPIEIPKMDMGMSDLGMDSPRCYPVPEELPMSEFSWLRSSWKSPPSSPKRRDSPPSSPFRWKFEPVEFTLKEENDC; this comes from the exons ATGGCAAAGCATCTCATTCAGAGGCCTCTAATCTTTCAAGATGAAAATTCGGATGTGTACCTCAAAA AGGGTGTGATATCTGGCAAATCAAAGAGTGGTAAACCAGAGGCTATTAAGAAAGGTATTATAGGGCTTAAAAGTCGTAATGCCCTCAATGACATCACAAACAAGTCAACTGCCCTTCCCGAAGAAGCAACAAAGAAAAAGAGTTCACAAAAGGAGCTTAAAGTTCCCAACGAGCTTAACATTGCAGAGGAGACATTTCAGCATGATCACAAAAAATGCATTGAGGCACAAAGATCCGCAATGACAGTAAAACATTTCTTGGACTTAGTTCTGCCTGGATGTG ATTCAGCTTCTCCTATTGAAATACCAAAAATGGATATGGGAATG AGTGATCTAGGAATGGATAGCCCACGCTGTTACCCTGTCCCTGAAGAATTGCCTATGTCAGAGTTCTCTTGGTTGAGATCTTCATGGAAGTCTCCTCCATCTTCTCCAAAGAGGAGGGATTCACCACCCTCCTCTCCTTTTCGCTGGAAGTTTGAGCCGGTTGAATTTACATTGAAGGAAGAAAATGATTGCTGA